The DNA region GGGTTAATACTTAATATCAATAGGGTTGTGAAGGAGGAAGACTAAATGAAAATTGTATGCTCTTCTAActaaatgagaatttttttttttttttgagaaagaaagtaAATGAGAAATTGGGTTTAAGAAGAATAAGTAAATGAGAACCGTATGCTCTTCCATTTTCTCCATACAAGCTTTAAAAGGATGAACCATTAGATAGGATTATTGTCTCAAATTTGAATACAATGTCAATGAATCGtgttaaatttcattttctagCGGTTGGTTTGGAATTTTTGGAAAACGTCCTTGTCGCATAATTGTCAAAGTTTGTATACAAGCTAATTGCCAACATTTCATGCagctattattattttttggttgaaaacaaaattaattaatgcgCCATCTTCGTCAAGTTTGAATACGGTGCAAGCATATAATTATctcttttttatcttgtttgaCAATATCAACACATCGATAAAAACTTTAGAAGAAATAAATAGTCTAATACATGGACAGAAATCTGAAACCCAATATTTTGTGACGAGTGTGGACAGCACTTTGGAACAAACAATGATATATATGTAGAGAcacactagcctcatcacacctGCTTTGCACGTaggatgagactttttttttttagtctagtgtcgtaattttttttttaatttaaatttttgataagTTTGTTTTAAAGATAGATTATTAGGAGAATGTCCTAATTTGATAGTTACCCCTCCTTGAATTGGACTTTTATGTACTTTAGAAATATCCTTAAATCTTAcgtaatttgatagttacaataagagagagagggagagttgaaTCCTATACATTTCTGTTAGAAATACTAGAAGGTTTTAGTAAAGTTACAACCAGGAGGTGTTAGTAGAACTACAAAGCTATTGGCGGGAAAAAACAACTAgtttatttatgttattattttcttttttgggacgAATAAGTAAGATATTATTAAGCATAGGCACAAATACAACACAGTCAAAAGTCATAACTGTTCCAAGGGAGAGCAACTCAACTATCTCTTTACACTATTTAAACTTTGAAACATGAAAGCTCCACAAACTACACAAAACCTTGTTTTGATGGGTACACTTTAAAGTATTTACAACTGCTAATCTTTTAAATAACTTTCCACTTGAACTCTTCAAAAATGCGCACTTCAGTCCTTTTGGTACCATTGAGAATAGTCTAGCATTCCTGAGTCCACAGGTGACAGATTGTAGCAGTCCAGAATAGTCAAGTATTTAGTTTTCCAACCACCCCTTTAAATCTaggttttttccttttcctgaAATACAACCTTTCTAGATgactaaagaaaatttttattttattttatgcttcATTTTCCCCTCTTTCTTGGTCAACGCAATGGAGAGACAAGCAGTCTACAAATGAATGCTGCAATAACTAATTCATTTGaccaatatatataattgcatGGTTTAAATAACCGTAGGAGACCAACATTCAGAAAGTCAAAGGATGAATATAATTCTACAATTTAGACAAGTTTTGAATTGAATCCAAATATCAAATAATCTATATTACAGTGTCCATTGCTATGTAccttaaatccaaaaaaatgttTAACCCTTTAACACAACTTCATCTTAATAACAGCATGCATCTCAAGATTCTTAATCCAGCATATTTATGTGAACTACTGATAGTAATTAAGCTTTAAAGAGCAATACAGCAGTCCTATTGAAATAATCAGGTTCCTGGAGAGATTAACAGAActgttgaattgaaatttgtcaGTCATCAtgagaaatcatcaaaattGTCATCGACCTACTTGGATATCTGAGCTAGATTGTGTAGCAGGCCAAGAAATTTCATCAAATGTAGGATGTCCTATGCCACCAAGGTTCTGATTAAAATTAGACCACATTGCAATTGTTTCAATTCTACCAAGCAAATTCACCTCCATTACATCCCTTTCAGACTCAGTGCCCTCATTTGCTCCCTCCAATACCTTCACAACTTGTGTCATTGTAGGCCTAGCACGAGGGTCTGGATATGCACATAACAAACCCAAATGAAGTACCCTCTCAACTTCCTCAATGCTAAAACCACCATTGGACCTCAACCGCTCATCAAGACCCAAATGCAATTCCCCTCTCTCCATTAGCCTCCATACCCAATCAACCAAGTCTGGCTTCCCTTCTTCAATGGGTCTTTTCCCACACACCACTTCAAGAACCAATATCCCAAAACCAAACACATCAGTTTGAGTCGAGACTCGACCAGTTCGAACCACTTCCGGTGCCATGTACCCCACTGTCCCAACCACTCGAGTTGTATTAGCCAATTGCCCATGATGTTGCATTCGGGCTAATCCAAAATCCCCTAGCCTTGCATTCATATCCTTGTCAAGTAACACATTGCTTGCCTTAATGTCCCTATGCAAGACTTTAGCTTCCCAACCCTCGTGCAAATACAAAATTCCAGAAGCCACATCTTTCAGAACTTTCATCCTTTCCTGCCAATTCAACATTACACTCTCATCACACTCGAAAATCCTCTTATCTAAACTTCCATTTTCCATATAATCATAGACCAAAATCAATGTGCATTTCTCATTTTTGCACCAACCTCTCAATCCCACCAAATTCCTATGCTTTAATCTCCCCAAGCTTGAAACTTCAGCTAGAAACTCACTCATCCCATGTTCACTCTCGAGAGAGATTCTCTTCACTGCAACTTCTACTCCTTGCAAAGTCCCTTTATATACCTTCCCATGCCCTCCAAGCCCAATCACATTTTCCTCAGAAAACCCCTTCGTTGCTGCACAAATCTCTTGGTAACTAATCCTATGTGGCCAATACTCCATTTCCCAATCTTCAAGCCCTACCCTTTCCTCCCCCCTCTTCCTCCTATACAAAATAACATATATCAAAACCCCACACCCCAGTACGAAAAGACAACCAACACTAAACCCTACAATAAACCCTTTTGATCGAAAGACTGACCCTTTTGGAGTCACAAACGAAGGCAAATTTGTTGTCACCAAAGCATCACCAATCGAAAAATTTGAATTACTAAAGCTCCAAGCCAATATCTTATGACTTTCAACCAATTGTCCAGTTGCTGCGCAAAACCCTGTATACATTTCATCCAAAAGAACACTAGAGAGATTAACAAACTCACTTATCAAAGGCCTCCGAGGCCTTTCCATGCCTACAAGAGCCATAGTAACATTAATACGCGAATCCAAAAAGTCAATCCACACTTGATAGTTTTCCCCATTATTAAGCTTCAATACCTCAAActtctcattctcattctctCCTCTCCAAAACCCTGCTTCATATGAAGTAAAAGACGTAAGCGAGTTCACGTCTACACCAACATGATTGTCATTGATATCATTGAATTCTTGGTTCTTAAACACATCGAACTCAATAGCAAAAACATGATTATCGGATTTACCATCATTGGTTAAGTTGAAAAGACCCAGATGCTGACTTGAGCTTGTACCGTTTATACCTGTAGAGGGTGTAAGGATAAAGGCGAAGCCATGGCCGGGGAGGGAGTTCTTGACATGGGCAATGGAGAAAATGAAGGAGGTTGAGAAGGAGAGGAGAGAGGAAGATTTGGTGGATGTTGTGGGGACTTTGGAAGGGTATAAAGCACGACCTATGGAAAAGGAGGTATCATCAGTAACGCCGAGAATGGAGGATTGGATGGTGGCATTGCCAAAGACAAGGAGATTGGTGGAATTGAAGTTGGTATTGAAGATGAACTCGGTGCCTGAAGTACTTGAGCTGAGGATTACAAGTGTTATGGTGATCAGGACGAGGGGGAGAGTAGGGGAAGACATTACAGAGAGCGAGAGATAAGGCAGTGGTTATGGAGAAGATCTTTATATTGTACCTATTTCCTATCTCGTAAGAACCTTCAAAGAAATCAACGTTCTTGAATCAACATTAAGTTGTCTAATGGATAATAATCCGGTTGAACACGTATATTGAACATTGAAAGAGCAACTTGTTGTTTGCGTGGACCATATCGATATCGTATAAAATTATTGGTGTTTCGGCCGACAAGTGAAGTCCACATAGTTTGACTCTTCTTATCTGTAGCCGAGATTGTTTTGATTCAATCTCATCAGCAACAGTTGTCACTGTTTGTAGCACTTCATTGGTAAATCTTTAGACAAATTTTTACGTATCTAAATTCTTTTCATGGTGTAACTAAACTAAgcattaaaaaggaaaaaattaaaataaaaaagaagagtgaTACTAGCAGATTTAGATTTTGCTTACAACAAAATGTTGCACGGACACGCGAAATTTGGCCAAGTACCCGTGTCGGACACGGGCACTGGTAAGACACGCCCAGAAAAGGTACCCAACGCGTACCagagagaaattttttatttttattttattctggGTACGGCCCGGACACGGTAGGCCGCGCTGGGTACATCCCAGACACGGCagaggggaaagaaaaagaagaagaagcatattCAGCCTCCCTCTTTCTCTTATCTGAGTTTTCCTTCTCAGCCGCAGATCGTCGTAGATCAGTGACCAACGAGGCCACTCCACTGTTGCCAGTAAGCTCTAATATTTGAATAGATTTTGGGGTTTGAATggtggtagagagagagagacagagagagagagagagagagagagaggggggggggggaagcgAGAGGACCACCGCCTATGGTGGCGGTAGTGAATGAATATGGATGAGCGGCGGCACAGAGCTCTTTGCCTCTTCGGCTGGGTCTATggcgagagagagagtttggacTAATTTCAGTTTGGGCTTTAGTATGAATAGGCACCAAAATAGGTTGGCTTGATGGCTCATGTGTATATAGCCCACtttaaatccaaaaataaatctACCACATAAAAAttacccaaacccaaaatcaaaatttcctaactaagaaaaaacaaatgcCCAGGTGGCAGGTGCACGTAACGTTTTTAGATAtgttttcaagctttttttgttaattttttttttttagaaactttcaACCTATAACGTTTCTGATGAtgctttttattatcattaaatCAAGATACTTTACTAGTTTAGCTAAATTCGTTTGAAAGTACAAATTGTCAAATTAAGCATCTAATATTCGTTTGAAAGTGCAATTGTCAAGTGTAAGAAAGGACCTTCCCCAAAATTCAATTGTAAAGTCGACTGTCTGGATTTTGGAATTGCTACACCTATATTTAAGTGTGTCTCAACAGTGTTGGCACGTTTGTGTGCataaattgtctttgaattCTCAAATTTAGAGGCTCAAAACTTCGATCAGAACTTTCTATATGTTTCCAAACGATATTGATCAATTTGGCATCTTTTTAGAGTGCTTAAAACTAATCAATTGCCTTTACTGTGAGTAAAAGAATAGCAGCTCTCACTCAAAGAGACTTTTTGAGTTGAAGCAGCTGTATcctatttataatttgattctCGTAAGattaaagatataaaaatattttggtttgaGCCTTGTCACTTAAGTGACACCCATATAGTAGCACTGCCCTTTAACTTTAAATCTAAAAGATTTTTCTTCACCAATATAAAGGATTTTTCCTcatatacaatatatataattaattacatGAACAAACATAAGATTATATGGTCATCTAGCGGTGCCGCGCTTGGTTGCAATTGGGTGAATTGAAACCATTACTTAAATTATCAGCCCAAGACTTATTCCATGTTCAATACAACCAGCTTTCAATTTTGAACaacatcaattttaaaattttagaacattgacaagtttgtttgtttgtttttgtttttgtttttgttgagaaatttgacAAGTTTGTTATGATGACTAGAATTAGggttgtaaatgaaccaagctgTTCATAAACAGTTTGAGTTTGACTCGATAACTAAGTTTATTCATATTTGTTTTTCTATTAGCCTAGGTTTGGTAATAAGCTTAATTTAggcttcaaaaaataaaaccctaaggCCTAAGCTTTATAAGTACCTAAACTACATTATTGTACTCATTTTGGGACCCATAATTAGGCCTTCATCTACTACttcaccttatttttttttaatgaatttactaaatatatatatatatatatatatattaaaaagaaagaaaagaggatGTTATTCCATCTCTCACCTTTGGGGCTAAATCCAAGGTATTAGGGTGGAGATGATTAGAGACTCATCCCAATTACAAAAAGTAGCCAATGGGAAATGGGTCAAATTGTGAGTACAAAATTTACATGTCTAGAAAATATCCCATGGAATGagagactatatatatatatagagtaagGATAAATTCTCGTTAAATTGAACATAAAATGAAAgtgtttttggataaattttcaAGAATAGAGTATACCATTAGTCCATTACACAGAAATTAAACGGTTGTAGAAGGGGATATCTTATTTGAGGATGGACCATGTTGAATAGCTTCTTGTCCTCTAAAACCCTTCAATTGAAGGAgctaaattttggaatttttaaaaagaaagagtgaAAGAGAAGTTTTTCTGTTTATATTTTaggctaaatgcaaaattgaccctttaagttttttcaaatttcatttcagttctctaactttactttcttTCATTTAAGTCCTCTAAGTTTAATCAATTAATGcattttcatcaacttttgttatatgttgtgattattttttcaaattttttaaattaaaaaaatttaattaatgattgaaaaatattttctagattttatttttcaaaaatttttaacaaaagactttaattgaataaatctgaaatttagaagactgaaatgaaagaaagcaaagttaaaaaactgaaataaaatctaaaaaaattcagaggttcatttttgtattttagtttatattttattaaccgAGGCCAAGCTTACAATCATTGGTTAGTACACAGTACATTCAATTTAGTATGATTTTAAACACAGAGACACATCACCAAGCACCAGTGGTCTAGTGGTAGAATAGTACCCTGCCACGGTACAGACCCGGGTTCGATTCCCGGCTGGtgcaattttcattttcatttttttgttttctcaaaaatgttttttatgttctccCTTGCTTGGAATATTAATATTGCCATTAAACTATGATCTAGCAAAGCCTCACAGGGCTGCTGAACATTGCAGACCTTTCTGGAGTTCCCGAACATTTTCATGAAGATTTGGACAATGAATTTAACTAGCTCATTAACATTTTGTGAAGGACTCTTGCTCATAATATCTTGCTCTCAACGTTCTTTCAGGGCTTGTTTAAGACTTTAAGTCATGTATCCTTTATTGAGTGCACATTATGTCATGTTAGCCTTTTATATATTCATAAGAATTTGGAGAAAACAAGTTTGTGACAGCACGAAGGTGGAAGGAGCAGAAGACTATATCAACGCTGAAACACATACTGCTCAAGGAAATCAACTAGCTAGGAAGCCTAGGATGCTTGCTGCTGCTCCAAGTTTTCTCTCTTGAGATGTATAACTGGAAGGTCTTATCTGAAATGACATTTTCTTTTCCACCTAGTGTGGGCTTCAAATCAATCTGTCTGTAAAGgttaattatttttacatattttattattatctccAAAATATTCTCTCCCTTTTAACTCTTACAACTTTTCTTCATTTCCTTTGTCTTTCATCTTTaccaattttttcttctttaaataatttaacAGTTACAATATGAGTGAAGGAATTTGAATCCTATACGTATATCTGTTAAAAACATCAGATGAGAGACAAAACTCTTAACATCTCTACCAAATTAATTCTAAAATCACCTTATTAAGGATGACAAAATACCTATAACCTACCTTGCTTCTGCCTCGAGTGAGTTTTCTAGCCCTAAAGAAGGGATGGCGCTCCCCTAATCTGACCTTGCCTCACCCTGCCAGCCTTGCAGCCATAATTTATTTTAGCTCCTCTCCTTGCTTGTGGAGGGCATATCAAATGTTTAGGCAAGCCAAATAGGTATATAGCCTTTGCAAATTTGGGGGAGATTTAGAGAGGCAACCCACAACTGCAATGAATATGTTGAACAATTgctttaaattcttatttacctttttctttctttggtgaAGAGGAAAAATTAACTTTTAGCTTTGCAGTTTTTTGGTGTGAATGAAAATATGACTTCTATTTGGGTTTTGAGCGAGATGAAAATTCTGGCTTGAGACTACCACGAGGGATCTTGCTCAATCTAGTATTGAAGTGTTAAGGGTGTGATAACCAAGGCATAACAATGAAATAATCATAGTTTGACGATGACTAAGTTAAAAGTAATTGAATATAGAATCAAGATAAAACAAATCAaggtaaaattaaaatccacAAAGCTAACTCCAGGACCaggagaaggaaagaaaaaaacacaaacaaacaaacaacaaacaacTTAAGGatatgcaaaaaaagaaaagaaaaagaggctACATTAAATTAAATAGGAATAATTACAGAATATTAAAGCATTGGTAGTTTGGTACAGCTACATTTGAGGCTAAATGTACACTAAAAGAGGAAATTACAATGATAGACAAATAGAGTTCAATTAAATTGGTTTTGAAGATCGAAAAAGGTTAAATGGGCTTTTATCTAAGAAGAATTTTTTAGTGGTGAAACACAAAAGATTTGAAATATCCGGAGTAGAGATCCCAATTGAGTTTTTATTAATTCATAAAGAGGTGTCATACTATTGTATTTGTTGTGAACtcattttttggataaatttgatAAGATAttgtattaattttaaatgGATTTATTTGGAGTTGGTTTGTGATTTATCCCTTTAAAGTTGAAAGGGTTTTCCATAGAAACATTTGTATTCTTGTGTGTAGTTGATTTACTTATGGTTTaacaattttagttaaataatttttgatgatgccgaagaaatcaccagtaagctgcgagtactcctccgattgaagcaacacctgcgaagagaaagtagatgatcgacagagagcaccggtgtggtgccggccaaagaccctctgacgatcaagttagaatctttgaaacaaccctagagtgccagagttgaggtaattgtgcgtacctttgggtcatgagggtcttggggtatatatagtggtatgtggccgaaatatgcgccttggtgaagaagtactttccttttaaaagagtaattcgcggatctttgcctattgtattgagccctttccttataggaatcttcttgactaaagtcgaacgtatagcgcaagaactttccttatattcacataagcagaagtcaagataggctaaaaatgaaagttggattactccttcagctttcacctgccaaggtcgtcagcccacgtgtacCTCCTACACTGTCGTCAGCTTATGTATGCCTCCACAAAGGACGTCAGCCAAGgaccttacagccaaggtcgtcagccctgTCTCGTCAacgtgatccgtcagcttaTCGTTGCTATGTAAGGGACATAGCCCTGAACGCCAAAAAAGGAGGCATCTTAATGAGATTGGCTGACGGGTTGTGTattcccgtcagccttcttaaaaacgtcactatcaaattttttttaaagtctggttaaaattatttatttaagtttattaaatCATGTTAAGACTAGTTTGTAGTTAACACGATACATGTTTCTGTTGAACTACCTGGATGATTATAATTGTGCGTAATGCATTTTATGGCTTAATTATGATGTCATTCTACTTTTGGAATCCTGCATAGCTTGAATTTCATCAACCATAATTATTTAGGCATGGCTTGTGCTGGAACCATAAGTGTGATCATAACTGCAGGGTGGGTTTGGCAAGTCTAGTCAAGTAGCATTATTTTATTGATGCGACTTCATTGTCATCTCTTCATGACAGTAATTACTTAGTGATAGAtcgattttaaatttttctttggGTAGGGAGTGCTTTAACTTTATCTGCATAttgcattcatttttatttataaaaatctaTCCTCATAAAAGTCTCAATTTGTTGACTAATCtgtgtaaaaaaagaaaaagaaaaaaagaacaagtaaatattacttttttgacACTTTTCATTGAAGATGGAtgtaaaaaatatgtataaactAATTAAGCATTCACATTCTCTTATATACTTTTGGGTTTATCTTCTGGCGATCTCTTACTTTTGGATGGATGTACTTTTGTTTTAGCCCAACTCTTCCCCATGAGCAGTTGTGCTTTAAATTATGCTTATGTCACTTTCCTGTAAAATTATTTCatgctaaatattttattgttgatgatgtATGCTTTCCTTGGTTACTTAATTTAATGGAATAGACTAATATGTAATTCTTACCTTGCTATGGATTCACGAACAATTGACCAATGTCATATTAGTGAAACAGTACATAGAAGCCATGATGCATCCAGAACGCTCaaacaagaataaaattatttgcaaTATAGATACGATCAGAACATATAGATGATTACACTCTTAACACCTCAGACCACCAAATAGTATCGGACCCCCTTTTTACTAGACAGGTCGGAGGTCGGTAGGTCAAGGACAAGGTACTTGCCAAGCCTCAGAGGAAGAATACTGAAAGATATAGAGTTGTCCGAGGAAGCCGATTGAAGCTTCTTGATAAAATAATAGTCATTTCCACATTAATGAGATTCACTTACTTGGCACAATCGCATTTATTGATGAATGACTGGCCTGAATAGTGCTGAAGACCCCAAAAGTTTTTCTTCATCATGAAAGTAGGGAAGTAAGAGTTTGATGGAATAAGGAACCCACCAGCTATGCAGAGATAGCACATTCAAGAGGAGAAGGCAGGGGAGATATAGGAGGAAGCAAGCACATAGAAGggaagacacaaaaaaaaattaggaagagaattagagagagaaaagcacAAACCAGAGAGAGACTTTCAAGAGCATGTTCTTGAGAGATTATTTGTAAATGCGTATTGGATTTTCTTTTACATCAATAACATAAgcctttttttcttaattcaaCCAGTGTTCAGTTCTTGTTTAGATCTCCCATTGTAAAACCTTAGTAACTCTCCTCAATCAAATTAATTGTGATGTAAAGAGTCTTAATCCGTTTTTTGACCCACATAGTATTGATTCTAAATGGATTTATTTGGAGTTGGCTTATGatttttgttaggttttagACCCCTGAACAAACAATATTTAACCAAATTTTAAGgctaagttgttaattagattaattatgcAAGCcttagattaaaaataaatcaaacatttCATGTAGTGGCAAactaaataagacaagatatgatgactcaagaaaactaatgaaacaaattaaTCTCAAGATTAAAAACGTAGGGGGGTGGGGTACAATCCCAAGAAGACAATACACTATCAAATAGAAGTTTATAGTCAAGAATATTTGATTTGCAGTAAACTTAACTAGAGTTATCAAACTTAACTTTGAATCCCACCAACTTATTTGATATGGATATGTTCTAACATGAACTTCTAGTTTACGCTTTGATTTTTAGTACACTTGATATCTAAAGAAGTGAATCACATAGACCTCCGGTCtatgactccaagaccaccttTGAAGGTTTAGATTCAGGCATTCAGCACCTTTGATAACTGGTTTGCAGCAGTTTCAGAGCTATTGGTTCTAATAGTCTGTAGATTGATTTTCAGTTGTAACTATGAAATGAGAAGACACAGAaccttttagatctcaaaaGAGCAACTCTAAAGTTTTcctaggttttatttttaaaatttttttatatggttAGTGAATTAGATTTGAAAAGCTAATCATTTGATGGGCCAATGGACTGTTGGGCCTTAATTTAAATTCGCAGTTCAATCAATTGAAGGATAGTCTTGATCGGTTGAAATTGTTATATTTCGAATTCCTAAACCTGCAGGTTCCTTATTCTTGTATTCTGGCTTGTaacaccttgagcattgtctaatcaATTCTATAAACTCTATAATTTATACCTaaacaagtttgtgttcacggTTTGTCagttgttttgaatttttagaacctaacaattttTCCCTTTAAAGTTGAAAGGGTTTTACACAGAAACATTGGTATTCTTGTGTCTAGTTGATTTACTTATGGTTTaacaattttagttaaatatttttttgtgcctggttaaaattatttatttaagttttttaattcaTGTAAGACTAGTTTGTAGCTAACAGGATACATGTTTCTGTTAACTACCTGGATGATTACAATTGTATGTAATGCATTATGGCTTATTTTGATGTCATTCTA from Castanea sativa cultivar Marrone di Chiusa Pesio chromosome 6, ASM4071231v1 includes:
- the LOC142638340 gene encoding putative L-type lectin-domain containing receptor kinase VII.2, whose translation is MSSPTLPLVLITITLVILSSSTSGTEFIFNTNFNSTNLLVFGNATIQSSILGVTDDTSFSIGRALYPSKVPTTSTKSSSLLSFSTSFIFSIAHVKNSLPGHGFAFILTPSTGINGTSSSQHLGLFNLTNDGKSDNHVFAIEFDVFKNQEFNDINDNHVGVDVNSLTSFTSYEAGFWRGENENEKFEVLKLNNGENYQVWIDFLDSRINVTMALVGMERPRRPLISEFVNLSSVLLDEMYTGFCAATGQLVESHKILAWSFSNSNFSIGDALVTTNLPSFVTPKGSVFRSKGFIVGFSVGCLFVLGCGVLIYVILYRRKRGEERVGLEDWEMEYWPHRISYQEICAATKGFSEENVIGLGGHGKVYKGTLQGVEVAVKRISLESEHGMSEFLAEVSSLGRLKHRNLVGLRGWCKNEKCTLILVYDYMENGSLDKRIFECDESVMLNWQERMKVLKDVASGILYLHEGWEAKVLHRDIKASNVLLDKDMNARLGDFGLARMQHHGQLANTTRVVGTVGYMAPEVVRTGRVSTQTDVFGFGILVLEVVCGKRPIEEGKPDLVDWVWRLMERGELHLGLDERLRSNGGFSIEEVERVLHLGLLCAYPDPRARPTMTQVVKVLEGANEGTESERDVMEVNLLGRIETIAMWSNFNQNLGGIGHPTFDEISWPATQSSSDIQVGR